The genomic region ATCCCGCGGATCAGCTCCATCACGATCCACGGGCGCCCGTCCTCCATCGCCACGTCGTAGACCGTCACCACATTGCGGCTCGCGACCCGGGCCGCCGCCCAGGCCTCGCGCTCCAGCCTGGCGTACATCCGCTCGACGTCAGGGCCCGGCAGCCCGCCCGGGGCGCGTACCTCCTTGACGGCCACCTCGCGGTGCAGCACCTCGTCACGGGCGCGCCACACCGTCCCCATCCCGCCCTCGCCCAGCGGAGAGAGCAGACGGTAGCGCCCCGCGATCACTCGTTCACTACCTGGTTCCTCAGACACGGGCGCCCCCCATTAGCATCCGCACGATTCTGAACAAAAGTAGCTCAACCGAGAACGGTTGCCGCTCCCTGGAACACCAATCCAGCCCCAAGGGCCACCACGACGAACGCGGATCCGATCGGCACGGTCCGCCGGAGCAGAGCCGCGGTCCGGCCGCCCGACCACCGGGCGCCGCTCTCGATGGCCTTCGCGACCTTGCTGCCGATCTTGACCACGGCGAACCCGGCCGCCGTGAGGGTGAGCGCGAGCCCCGCCCCGAAGGCCAGCACGAGCAGCAGCCCGAACCAGGCCTTGCCGAGCGCCGCGGCGCCGACGAGCACGACGACCGCGGAGGGACTGGGCACGAGCCCCCCGGCGAAGCCGAGAAGCAGGCTGTCCTTGAGCCTGAATGAGGGGGAGGGGGAGTGGGCGTGCGGGTGGGGGTGAGTGTGGTGGTGCCCGTCGTCGTGGGTGTGGGGAGCCTCGTGGTCGTGGTCGTGGTCGTGGTCGTGGTCGTGGCTGTGGGACGGGCCGTGGTCGTGCGTCTGCTGGTCACCGTGTACGTGGTCGTCCCCGTCTGTGTGGACGCCCTTGGGACCGTCCTCGTGGCCGTGCGCCTGTGCGAGAACGAGCTCGCGATCACGGCTGGGAGCGTGAGCGTGCCCATGGCTGTGACCATGACTGTGGCCGAACCCGTGACTGTGGCTGTGTCCGAGCCCGTGGGAGTGGCTGTGCCCATGTCCGCGCTGGCGCCAGGCCCGTCGGGCGAGGGTCGCGCCGGCCAGCATGACGATGACGCCGCTCGTCATGCCCAGCCAGGCGATCACCGAGGGCGCGGCGGCCGAGCCCGCGGTCACGAGGATGCCGAGGGCCACCACGCCCAGCGTGTGGGTGACGGTCACGGACAGGGCGAGCGGCATCACGTCGCGCATCGTGGCGTTGCCGCGGGCCGCGGCGGTGGCGGCCATGATCGTCTTGCCGTGGCCCGGCGCCAGGGCGTGCATCGCGCCGAGCAGTACGGCGATGCCCAGGGCGAGCGCGGCGAAGCCGAGGGTCAGGTCCTGGCGGGACACCAGCTCGTCCAGCGCCCGGGTGAAGCGGTCGGCGCCGCGCGGCAGGATGGAGGAGGCGGGGGCGTCGGAGTTCTCCTCGACGAGCGCGGGACCGCCGGGGCGTACGCGCAGCGAGGCCGTCGCCGTGTCCGCCGGGGACGACAACAACTCCGCGGGGTACTTGGTCAGTTCGCCCGAGACGGACTTCTCGGGTACGTCCGAGGCGGTGAGGGTCATCCGGTCGCCGCGCGCCGTGACCTCGCGCCAGCCGGGGCCGTCGTCCACGGCGGCGTGGAAGCGCACGGCCAGGTTCTGCTCCGGCTTCTCCGGCAGCGCGGCCGTCCAACGGCACTCCAGCCGAAGGGTGTTGAGCCCCGCCTGTCCGGGACGCACCCGGGCGAGGCTCTCGCCGACGGTCAGCGCGACCGCCTCCCCGCCGATGGTCACCCGGCTCTTGTCGGCCGCCGTCTCGCACCGCTCCCGGGCCCAACTCGCCATGCCCGCCTTGTCGATGGCGGGCTTGGCCTGGGTCGCCGGGATCTCCGCGAGGTCCTCCACATGGTCGACCCGCAGCTTCCCGGGAGCGACGACGAGACCGTCGTACCGGTTGACGGTGAAGTTCCCGAGCGGATGCGCGGACGCGGTTCCGGAGGGGACAAGGACGAGCGCGCAGGCCGCCACGAGGACGGCCGCAGCGGACGTGAACGCGCGGCGGCGCACGGACATCCGTCGGGCGAGCCGGACACGGAGGCCGCGCGCGGCGGAGGCGCTCACTTGGCACCGCCCAGCGAGCTCAGCGTCTTCTCGGCCAGCTTCGCGCCCACCGGCGAGAAGCCGGGGTTGAGCTTCAGCGCCGCCGACAGGCTGCTGCGGGCCTCCTTCTTGTGGCCCGTGGCCTGTTCGATCATGCCGCGGTGGTAGAGGAACGTCGCGTCGCGGTAGCCGGTGGCCGTGGCGCGCCGGGCGTAGGGGAGGGCCTCGTCGTCGCGGCCGTTGACGTGCAGGGCCCAGGCGAGGGCGTCCGCGGTGTGCACGGTCTCCCGGCGCTTCCACTCGGCGCGGGCGGCGCGCAGGGCGGCCTTGCGGTCGCCGTGGTCCGCCGCCGCGAGGGCCGTGTCGAGGTCGGCGTTGACGCCGTTCGCCCGGGCCAGCGCGGTCCAGGCGTTCACCAGGGCGTACTGGTCGCGGGCCTTCGCCTTGTCCTCATCGCCGGCGCGGGCCTCGTACAGCTCGCCCAGCACGACCAGCGGGCCGGGCAGCGGGAAGCGGCTCACGACGTCCTCCATGCCGCGGATCGCGGCCGCGCGGTCGCCGTTGGCGGCCTGCGCCCGGGCACGGCCCTCCAGCGCCGGGAGGTACACCTTGTCGGCCCGCAGGGCCTGCGCGTAGTACGTCAGCGCCGTCTCGTACTCGCCCTCGCGCCAGGCGAGTTGGCCGAGCGCCGTCGCCACGTACGCGATGTCCCCGGGGGCGGAGGCACTGGCGAGCGCCTGCTTCAGGACGCGCCGCGTCGTGGTGACATCGCCGCGCAGCTCGCGTACGTAGGCGTAGCGGGTGAAGACCGGGATGCCGGGGCGGCGGGCGTCGGCCTCGTCGGCGGCCTTCGAGGCCTCCTTGTAGCGGCCGAGTTCGACGAGGGCGTCGATGCGGGTCGACAGCGCCCGCTCGTTGTACGCGTTCTCGTCCAGCGCCTCCTCCGCGTACCGCAGCGCGTCGGGGAAGTCGTGGCGGGCCGCGGCCAGTGCCGAACGGCCCGCGAGCGCCGGGTCGTTGTCCGGCTTCAGCTTCAGCGACCGCTCCAGCGCGCGCTCCGCCTGCGGATAGCGGGACGGATCGCCGTTCGTACGCGCCTGCTCGATGTAGGCGACGCCCAGCGTCGACCAGCCGCCGTAGTCCTTGGGCTGTGCCTTGAGGTGGGTCTGCAGTGCGGAGATGCTGGCGGCCAGGCTCCCGGTGGACAGCAACTCGGGGGCGACACCGGGCGCGGACGCCACCGTACGCACGCCGTCGTCGTCCCTGCTGCCCAGCACCACGGCCCCCGCGGTCATTGCGACGGCGAGGGCGGCCACGCAGGCGCCGAGCCGCAGCATGCGCGCCCGCGGTGACTCCGGCCGCTCTGCGGGCCTGCTGGGCCGGTCGGACCTGTCCTCGGCCTCGGGCGGCGGGGTCGCGTCCGCGCGATCCCTGTCCTGCGCGTCCTCGTTCGTACCCGGGGCCATGCCCTCTCCTCAATCTCCTTGATGGAAGCGGTGGTTCAGAAGCCGTGGTTCAGAGCGGTGGTTCAGGGGGAGCGGCGCGGCCCGTGCGCCGTGGGGGACGGAAACGCGCGGGCCGCGCCAGTTAGGGGTGTCGGTCAGTAGGCCCGGCGGCGGCTGCGCCACCACATGAGACCCGTGCCGATGAGCAGGAAGCCGGCCGCACCGGACGCCGCCGAGACGGCGATCAGGGTGGTGTCGTCCATGTCGGCCACACCGCTCGTGGTGCCCGCGGGCTGCAGGGCGTCACCGAGCTGGTTGCGGACGTCGTTCGTGCCCGTGGTGCCCTTGGCGAGCGGACCGCGCGAGCCGGAGGTCGGCAGCGCGACGTACGGGAACGCCTTCTCGAACTTCTGGTCGTTCTTGTCGACCGCGTCACCCAAGTCGTTCTTGGAGCCCACCAGTTCGCCTTCGACGACCTGCAGGGCGATGTCCAGCACGTCGTCGCCGAGGCGGCGTCCGTTCGGGAAGCCCGCGTTGTCGCCGTCCAGCACGCCGAGCCGCTTCTCCTTGGCCGCCGGCTTGATCGAGGTGTTCAGACGCAGCATCTCCGAAGCACGCACGTGCGGGGGCTGGTTGAGGCCCTCGACGCCCTTCAGGAAGACGTCGACCAGGTCGTTCCTGGGCTCCTTCGGCGCGGGGATCTTGTAGATCGCCTCGATGAGCTTCGGCAGTTCGGGGTTGGTGACGTTCTCCAGGAAGTCGCCGTCGTTCCAGGGCGAGGACGCGTTGAACTTGTCCTTGTCCTTGATCGGGTTGACGACCTCGTTCACCAGCGGCATACCGAGGCGCGAGACCTGCCGGTACTTGCCGCTCGCGCTCTTGCGCTGCGTCGTCGACCAGATACCGATGATCGGCTGGTCGGCCGACTCCTGGATCATGTCGGTCGGCACCTGGAGGGCAACGGAGTTGACGTTGTATTCCTTCAGCGTGTCGTTGCCGACCTCGGAGAGGTTCCCGCCGTACAGCAGGTCGAAGACGCGCAGGTCCAGGAAGAACGGGTCGTCCGCCTGGCCGGCGAACGTCTTTGCCCCACCGGGGAGTTCGTGCACGGCCTGCTCGCGGAGCTTTGCGTAGTCCGGCATGGACGCCTGGCCGACGTTCGACGGGGCGACAGGCACGTCGTCCGCGTACTTCGTCTTCTTGACCACGTACTGGTCCTTGAGCTGCAGCAGATCGATGTCGTAGGTCTGCGTGATGTTGAGGTCCGGGTCGTCGAGGCTCTCGACCGGGCCCGTGTTGTACAGGAACGTCTTGTCGTTCTTGACGTGCGTCTTGAACGTGTAGCGGAAGACGAACTCGCCCTGCGCGTCACCGTTGTTGTCGATGTGCAGGTCGTACTGCGCGTCCTCGGCGAACGTGAAGAAGTTCGGCCCGCCGGCTGGTTCCTCGAACGGGATCCAGTTGGCGACGAGCGTCGTCGTGTCCGGGTGGTCCGGGCTGACGAACGCGTACACGTCCGTGTTGTCGAACTGCGGTTGCCCCGAGATGAGCGGAGCCTCCCGGTGGCTGGATGCGCTCGCCGCCCCCGGTACGAGCGCTGTCACGCCGACGGCGGCGAGCCCGCCGGTGGCCAGCGCACCGCAGACAAGGGTCGCAAGGCTCCTGCGTCCCACGAACCCGCTGGTGAAAGGTGTCATGCCGTCCGTCCTCTGTCCCAAAGCTGTATCCCGGCGGCGCCGAGTGCGAGAAGCGACCCGTCGACTGGTCTTCTCCCGCGCTCGTGCCGCGTCGGTCGGTGTTGCCTGATGCACGCCATTCGGAGCGGGTGCTCGGAAGGATTGGTTCGGGATTCACCCGCGTTTTCCAGCAGTTGATCCGTAACCCCATCCGAAGGCGTTCCTGCGCCGAATACGTGAGGAAGAGGCGGGCCGTTCAGGCCGGAGAGGGGGAAACGAGTGGAGGCGGACGAACTCCTGGTGCTCGTGGCCGGAGGCGACCAGCAGGCCTTCGAGGAGTTGTACGGTCTGGTGTCCGGACCGGTCTTCGGGCTGGTAAGGCGCGTGGTGCGGGATCCGGCCCAGTCGGAGGAGGTGGCCC from Streptomyces sp. NBC_00878 harbors:
- a CDS encoding DUF4331 domain-containing protein, whose translation is MTPFTSGFVGRRSLATLVCGALATGGLAAVGVTALVPGAASASSHREAPLISGQPQFDNTDVYAFVSPDHPDTTTLVANWIPFEEPAGGPNFFTFAEDAQYDLHIDNNGDAQGEFVFRYTFKTHVKNDKTFLYNTGPVESLDDPDLNITQTYDIDLLQLKDQYVVKKTKYADDVPVAPSNVGQASMPDYAKLREQAVHELPGGAKTFAGQADDPFFLDLRVFDLLYGGNLSEVGNDTLKEYNVNSVALQVPTDMIQESADQPIIGIWSTTQRKSASGKYRQVSRLGMPLVNEVVNPIKDKDKFNASSPWNDGDFLENVTNPELPKLIEAIYKIPAPKEPRNDLVDVFLKGVEGLNQPPHVRASEMLRLNTSIKPAAKEKRLGVLDGDNAGFPNGRRLGDDVLDIALQVVEGELVGSKNDLGDAVDKNDQKFEKAFPYVALPTSGSRGPLAKGTTGTNDVRNQLGDALQPAGTTSGVADMDDTTLIAVSAASGAAGFLLIGTGLMWWRSRRRAY
- a CDS encoding sulfite exporter TauE/SafE family protein; this encodes MSVRRRAFTSAAAVLVAACALVLVPSGTASAHPLGNFTVNRYDGLVVAPGKLRVDHVEDLAEIPATQAKPAIDKAGMASWARERCETAADKSRVTIGGEAVALTVGESLARVRPGQAGLNTLRLECRWTAALPEKPEQNLAVRFHAAVDDGPGWREVTARGDRMTLTASDVPEKSVSGELTKYPAELLSSPADTATASLRVRPGGPALVEENSDAPASSILPRGADRFTRALDELVSRQDLTLGFAALALGIAVLLGAMHALAPGHGKTIMAATAAARGNATMRDVMPLALSVTVTHTLGVVALGILVTAGSAAAPSVIAWLGMTSGVIVMLAGATLARRAWRQRGHGHSHSHGLGHSHSHGFGHSHGHSHGHAHAPSRDRELVLAQAHGHEDGPKGVHTDGDDHVHGDQQTHDHGPSHSHDHDHDHDHDHEAPHTHDDGHHHTHPHPHAHSPSPSFRLKDSLLLGFAGGLVPSPSAVVVLVGAAALGKAWFGLLLVLAFGAGLALTLTAAGFAVVKIGSKVAKAIESGARWSGGRTAALLRRTVPIGSAFVVVALGAGLVFQGAATVLG
- a CDS encoding lipopolysaccharide assembly protein LapB, which encodes MAPGTNEDAQDRDRADATPPPEAEDRSDRPSRPAERPESPRARMLRLGACVAALAVAMTAGAVVLGSRDDDGVRTVASAPGVAPELLSTGSLAASISALQTHLKAQPKDYGGWSTLGVAYIEQARTNGDPSRYPQAERALERSLKLKPDNDPALAGRSALAAARHDFPDALRYAEEALDENAYNERALSTRIDALVELGRYKEASKAADEADARRPGIPVFTRYAYVRELRGDVTTTRRVLKQALASASAPGDIAYVATALGQLAWREGEYETALTYYAQALRADKVYLPALEGRARAQAANGDRAAAIRGMEDVVSRFPLPGPLVVLGELYEARAGDEDKAKARDQYALVNAWTALARANGVNADLDTALAAADHGDRKAALRAARAEWKRRETVHTADALAWALHVNGRDDEALPYARRATATGYRDATFLYHRGMIEQATGHKKEARSSLSAALKLNPGFSPVGAKLAEKTLSSLGGAK